In Mycobacterium gallinarum, a single window of DNA contains:
- a CDS encoding TetR/AcrR family transcriptional regulator, with product MARGLARRTQAERTEATTAALVDAARELFAREGYDAISLDAVAARAGVTKGAVYHHFAGKRQLFEAVFSREIERMTAPLVAAYSRKKDPWDAFKAASAAFLDECLDPAVQRIVLVDAPAAIGWDGIRRLEAPLLDLMELAISRAVDAGRIGRRPPAPLAHFLFGAICEVAMIVARADDQKIAQRQAVAEIGRVLDSLATTSRQR from the coding sequence GTGGCAAGAGGGCTGGCCAGACGCACGCAGGCGGAGCGCACCGAGGCGACCACCGCCGCGCTCGTTGACGCCGCGCGCGAACTGTTCGCCCGAGAGGGCTACGACGCGATATCCCTTGACGCGGTCGCGGCTCGCGCGGGGGTGACGAAAGGTGCCGTGTATCACCATTTCGCCGGCAAGCGCCAGTTGTTCGAAGCCGTGTTCAGCCGCGAAATCGAACGCATGACGGCTCCGCTGGTGGCGGCGTACTCGCGCAAGAAGGACCCGTGGGATGCGTTCAAGGCGGCGAGCGCCGCGTTCCTCGACGAGTGTCTGGACCCTGCGGTACAGCGCATCGTCCTGGTGGATGCGCCCGCGGCGATCGGCTGGGATGGAATCCGCCGGCTGGAGGCCCCCCTGCTGGACTTGATGGAGCTCGCGATATCTCGTGCCGTCGATGCCGGCCGTATCGGACGGAGACCGCCGGCCCCGCTCGCCCACTTCCTCTTCGGCGCAATCTGCGAGGTGGCGATGATCGTCGCCCGGGCCGATGATCAGAAGATCGCGCAACGTCAGGCCGTCGCTGAAATCGGTCGCGTCCTGGACAGCCTCGCCACCACCTCACGGCAGCGGTAA
- a CDS encoding nitrile hydratase accessory protein, whose amino-acid sequence MTLHETCTTDQAAPQFEHEWQRRAFGLALALSEFGHYEWSDFQQSLIETIGRWENTPENERGDWEYYDHWVTALTKVVDDHHLLTNPMIANGDDH is encoded by the coding sequence ATGACGCTGCACGAGACGTGCACGACCGACCAGGCGGCCCCACAGTTCGAGCACGAATGGCAGCGGCGCGCCTTCGGGCTGGCGCTGGCGCTCTCGGAGTTCGGTCATTACGAGTGGAGCGATTTCCAGCAGAGCCTGATCGAAACGATCGGCCGGTGGGAGAACACGCCGGAGAATGAGCGTGGCGACTGGGAGTACTACGACCACTGGGTCACCGCGCTGACCAAGGTGGTCGACGACCACCACCTGTTGACCAATCCGATGATCGCCAACGGAGACGACCACTAG
- the nthA gene encoding nitrile hydratase subunit alpha has protein sequence MSDQFAYPPDREAASAAKVAALESLLIEKGVITGQTVDKVLSYFESEMTPLNGRKIVVKAWTDPDFAARVVVDTPSAIAELDLPDGMAGAEGEHLQAVANTPGIHNLIICTLCSCFPWPVLGLPPYWYKDPVFRSRAAREPRKVLGEIGVDLPADTEIKVWDSSGHSRWFVIPERPSGTDDFTDEMLMDLVTTESMMGVALAGPVS, from the coding sequence ATGAGCGACCAGTTCGCCTACCCCCCGGACCGCGAGGCCGCGAGCGCCGCCAAAGTCGCTGCGCTGGAATCACTTCTGATCGAAAAGGGCGTGATCACCGGACAGACCGTCGACAAGGTCCTTTCCTACTTCGAGTCGGAGATGACACCGCTCAACGGGCGCAAGATCGTGGTGAAGGCCTGGACGGATCCCGACTTCGCCGCTCGCGTCGTCGTCGACACCCCGTCCGCGATCGCCGAACTGGACCTGCCCGACGGCATGGCGGGCGCCGAAGGTGAGCACCTGCAGGCCGTTGCGAACACTCCTGGAATCCACAACCTCATCATCTGCACACTCTGCTCGTGCTTCCCCTGGCCGGTGCTCGGTCTGCCGCCTTACTGGTACAAGGATCCGGTGTTCCGGTCCCGGGCCGCACGCGAGCCGCGCAAGGTGCTCGGCGAGATCGGCGTCGACCTGCCCGCTGACACCGAGATCAAGGTGTGGGACAGCAGCGGGCACTCACGGTGGTTCGTCATTCCCGAACGCCCTTCCGGCACCGACGATTTCACCGATGAGATGTTGATGGACCTCGTGACGACGGAATCCATGATGGGCGTGGCGCTGGCGGGACCGGTGTCATGA
- the nthB gene encoding nitrile hydratase subunit beta: protein MKLQHYLGGLEGLPEPLNLEKRVFVEDWEQRIFGIHVAMMGLSNHLGAALPQYPIDDVPTSFKDEWTWASLRTGAEAMNPFDYFKFRYYEKWLGGITQFFIDQGYVTEDELSSRQAELAAEKAPAAPEPEAAIDDQVVEYLRKGDSPRRDVAHPKFAVGDRVRITNVPAAAHTRLPGYLRKREGTIERIFEGDYGYFVHTGDGIGDPMPIYIVAFSPDELFGERAEPGALTIYAELFEAYLEGVQ, encoded by the coding sequence ATGAAACTGCAGCACTATCTCGGAGGTCTCGAAGGACTCCCCGAACCTTTGAACCTCGAGAAGCGCGTGTTCGTCGAGGACTGGGAGCAACGGATCTTCGGCATTCACGTGGCGATGATGGGGTTGTCCAATCATCTCGGGGCGGCGTTGCCGCAGTATCCGATCGACGACGTGCCGACATCGTTCAAAGACGAGTGGACCTGGGCGAGTCTGCGCACCGGCGCGGAGGCGATGAATCCGTTCGACTATTTCAAGTTCCGCTACTACGAGAAGTGGCTGGGCGGTATCACCCAGTTCTTCATCGATCAGGGCTATGTCACCGAGGACGAGTTGTCCTCGCGGCAAGCCGAATTGGCGGCCGAGAAGGCACCGGCCGCTCCGGAGCCGGAAGCTGCGATCGACGATCAGGTAGTCGAATACCTGCGCAAGGGCGATAGCCCCCGCCGCGACGTCGCCCATCCGAAGTTCGCCGTCGGTGACCGCGTCCGGATCACCAATGTGCCCGCAGCCGCCCACACCCGCCTACCGGGCTATCTACGGAAACGCGAGGGCACCATCGAGCGGATATTCGAAGGCGACTACGGCTATTTCGTCCACACCGGAGACGGCATCGGCGATCCGATGCCGATCTACATCGTCGCGTTCAGTCCCGACGAACTCTTCGGCGAACGCGCCGAACCCGGAGCGCTCACCATCTACGCCGAGCTGTTCGAGGCATACCTGGAAGGAGTCCAATGA
- a CDS encoding DUF1097 domain-containing protein, with translation MDSRSALTLSIGVLGGLAVALTAEVITVPIWVVFLTWASFFFVGGGVTGWVRSLSSNLVGVLIASASLYAAHLMGGSLWMTALAVGVGSAVMVQASWVPLLSTTPAVVVGFASTVSTVAGTGNTITVTSISHPGLVAAMACLLGASFGLLSEYVANVLTREPAKEGSPAQ, from the coding sequence ATGGATTCAAGATCCGCGTTGACGCTGAGCATCGGGGTGTTGGGCGGGCTGGCGGTGGCCCTGACCGCGGAGGTCATCACCGTCCCGATTTGGGTGGTCTTCCTGACGTGGGCGTCGTTCTTCTTCGTCGGCGGCGGCGTCACCGGATGGGTGCGATCACTGTCGAGCAACCTCGTCGGGGTGCTGATCGCATCGGCAAGCTTGTACGCCGCGCACCTGATGGGCGGCAGCCTCTGGATGACCGCACTCGCCGTCGGCGTCGGCAGCGCCGTGATGGTCCAGGCGTCATGGGTGCCGCTGCTGTCGACGACACCCGCGGTCGTCGTCGGATTCGCGAGCACCGTGTCGACGGTCGCCGGAACCGGCAACACGATCACCGTGACGTCCATTTCGCATCCGGGGCTGGTTGCGGCCATGGCCTGCCTACTCGGTGCGTCGTTCGGGCTGCTGTCCGAATACGTCGCGAACGTCCTCACCCGTGAACCCGCGAAGGAAGGCAGCCCGGCGCAATGA
- the aroC gene encoding chorismate synthase — protein sequence MLRWTTAGESHGRALVAVIEGMIAGIHVTSDDIAGQLARRRLGYGRGARMKFEKDQVTMLAGVRHGVTLGGPIAIEIGNTEWPKWETVMAADPVDPAELENSARNEPLTRPRPGHADYAGMLKYGFDDARPVLERASARETAARVAAGTFARALLRETLGVEVLSHVISIGASKPYDGPPPQFSDLSGIDESPVRAFDKDAEESMIAEIEAAKKDGDTLGGIVEVVVHGLPVGLGSFTSGDNRLDSQLAGAVMGIQAIKGVEIGDGFETARRRGSVAHDEMYPGADGVMRSTNRAGGLEGGMTNGQPLRVRAAMKPISTVPRALATVDMATGDEAVAIHQRSDVCAVPAAGVVVETMVALVLARATLEKFGGDSLSETRSNVDSYLRAVRTRGMLQDAEREPSSQPVQASG from the coding sequence GTGTTGCGATGGACTACAGCTGGTGAATCCCACGGCCGCGCTCTGGTGGCCGTGATCGAAGGCATGATCGCCGGCATCCACGTGACCTCCGACGACATCGCGGGCCAGCTGGCCAGGCGCCGGCTGGGCTACGGCCGCGGCGCGCGGATGAAGTTCGAAAAAGACCAGGTCACGATGCTCGCCGGGGTCCGGCACGGCGTCACGCTCGGCGGTCCGATCGCCATCGAGATCGGCAACACCGAATGGCCCAAGTGGGAAACCGTGATGGCGGCCGATCCGGTCGACCCCGCCGAACTGGAAAACAGCGCCCGCAACGAGCCGCTGACCCGTCCGCGGCCCGGCCACGCCGACTACGCAGGCATGCTGAAGTACGGCTTCGACGACGCTCGGCCCGTCCTGGAACGGGCCAGCGCACGCGAGACGGCCGCCCGCGTGGCCGCCGGCACCTTCGCCCGGGCATTGCTTCGCGAGACCCTGGGCGTCGAGGTGCTATCGCATGTGATCTCGATCGGCGCCTCGAAGCCCTATGACGGGCCGCCGCCGCAGTTCTCCGATCTGTCCGGGATCGACGAGAGTCCCGTGCGCGCGTTCGACAAGGACGCCGAGGAGTCCATGATCGCCGAGATCGAGGCGGCCAAGAAGGACGGTGACACACTCGGGGGAATCGTCGAGGTGGTCGTCCACGGGCTTCCCGTCGGCCTGGGCTCCTTCACCAGCGGTGACAACCGCCTCGACAGCCAACTGGCCGGCGCGGTCATGGGCATCCAGGCAATCAAGGGCGTGGAGATCGGCGACGGCTTCGAGACCGCGCGCCGCCGCGGCAGTGTGGCCCACGACGAGATGTACCCCGGCGCCGACGGTGTGATGCGCTCGACCAATCGGGCCGGCGGCCTCGAAGGCGGGATGACGAACGGGCAGCCGCTGCGGGTGCGAGCCGCGATGAAGCCGATCTCGACCGTGCCGCGGGCGCTCGCCACAGTCGACATGGCGACGGGTGACGAGGCCGTCGCCATCCACCAGCGTTCCGACGTGTGTGCGGTGCCCGCGGCCGGTGTCGTCGTCGAGACCATGGTGGCGCTGGTGTTGGCGCGGGCGACGCTGGAGAAGTTCGGTGGCGACTCGCTGTCGGAGACGCGTTCCAATGTCGACAGCTACCTGCGTGCGGTGCGCACGCGGGGAATGCTGCAGGACGCCGAGCGCGAACCGTCCTCGCAGCCGGTTCAGGCGTCGGGCTGA
- the aroB gene encoding 3-dehydroquinate synthase, translated as MSEPITVDVHVDPPYPVIIGTGLLGELERTLAGRHKVAILHQPTLAQTAEVIRKALADNGTDAHRIEIPDAEKGKDLPVLGFIWEVLGRIGVGRRDAIVSLGGGAATDVAGFAAATWLRGIDIVHVPTTLLGMVDAAVGGKTGINTDAGKNLVGAFHQPAAVIVDIATLETLPRNELVAGMAEIVKAGFIADPVILDLIEADPGAAVDPTGTVLPELIRRAVAVKAEVVAADEKESQLREILNYGHTLAHAIERRERYKWRHGAAVSVGLVFAAELGRLAGRLDDDTADRHKSVLTALGLPVEYDPDALPQLLEYMAGDKKTRAGVLRFVVLDGLGKPGRLEGPDPSLLAAAYSVIGKGEQQ; from the coding sequence ATGAGTGAACCGATAACCGTCGACGTGCACGTCGATCCGCCGTATCCCGTGATCATCGGGACCGGGCTGCTCGGCGAGCTGGAACGCACCCTGGCGGGACGGCACAAGGTCGCCATCCTGCACCAGCCGACGCTCGCTCAGACCGCGGAGGTCATCCGGAAAGCTTTGGCGGACAACGGAACCGACGCACATCGAATCGAGATCCCCGACGCCGAGAAGGGAAAGGATCTACCGGTTCTGGGGTTCATCTGGGAAGTGCTTGGTCGCATCGGCGTCGGCCGTAGGGACGCGATCGTCAGCCTCGGCGGGGGAGCGGCCACCGACGTCGCCGGCTTCGCCGCGGCGACGTGGTTGCGCGGCATCGACATCGTGCACGTGCCCACCACTCTGCTCGGCATGGTCGACGCCGCGGTCGGCGGCAAGACCGGTATCAACACCGATGCCGGAAAAAACCTCGTCGGTGCGTTCCATCAGCCCGCCGCGGTGATCGTCGACATCGCCACGCTGGAAACGTTGCCGCGCAACGAACTCGTCGCTGGAATGGCCGAGATCGTCAAAGCGGGTTTCATTGCGGACCCGGTCATTCTCGATCTGATCGAGGCCGATCCCGGGGCCGCCGTCGATCCGACCGGCACCGTGCTCCCCGAGCTGATCCGGCGTGCGGTCGCCGTCAAAGCCGAGGTCGTCGCCGCCGACGAGAAGGAGTCGCAGCTGCGCGAGATCCTCAACTACGGCCATACGCTCGCTCACGCGATCGAGCGACGGGAGCGCTACAAATGGCGCCACGGCGCAGCGGTATCGGTGGGTCTGGTGTTCGCCGCCGAGCTCGGCCGGCTGGCCGGCCGCCTGGACGACGACACCGCCGACCGGCACAAGTCCGTGCTGACGGCGCTGGGTCTACCCGTCGAATATGATCCCGACGCGCTGCCTCAGCTGCTGGAATACATGGCAGGCGACAAGAAGACCCGCGCCGGTGTGTTGCGTTTCGTCGTGCTCGACGGACTTGGCAAGCCGGGTCGCCTGGAGGGGCCGGATCCGTCGCTCCTCGCGGCCGCCTATTCGGTGATCGGAAAGGGGGAGCAGCAGTGA
- the aroQ gene encoding type II 3-dehydroquinate dehydratase yields MSETQATPPPAKTVLVLNGPNLGRLGRREPEKYGNTTHEQLVAQIESEAEDLGLKAVVRQSDSESELLNFVHAAADAGDPVILNAGALTHTSIALRDACAELRAPLIEVHITNVHTREEFRHHSYISAVATGVIAGLGVQGYLAALRFIAGAT; encoded by the coding sequence GTGAGCGAAACACAGGCCACGCCGCCGCCGGCGAAGACCGTCCTCGTGCTCAACGGGCCCAACCTCGGCAGGCTCGGCCGCCGCGAGCCGGAGAAGTACGGAAACACCACCCACGAACAATTGGTCGCGCAGATCGAAAGCGAAGCCGAGGACCTCGGTCTGAAAGCGGTTGTGCGACAGAGTGACTCCGAGTCAGAGCTGCTCAATTTCGTCCACGCGGCGGCCGACGCGGGGGATCCGGTCATTCTGAATGCCGGTGCGCTGACGCACACATCGATTGCCCTCCGTGATGCGTGCGCGGAGCTGCGGGCGCCGCTGATCGAGGTACACATCACGAATGTGCACACCCGCGAGGAGTTCCGGCACCATTCCTACATCAGCGCCGTCGCGACGGGAGTGATCGCCGGATTGGGTGTTCAGGGATACCTGGCGGCGCTGCGCTTCATCGCCGGCGCCACGTAG
- a CDS encoding bifunctional sugar phosphate isomerase/epimerase/4-hydroxyphenylpyruvate dioxygenase family protein, translating to MKTSIATVSISGSLTEKLHACAEAGLDGVEIFEPDLIASDHSPEEIRSLARRLGLSLDLYQPLRDIEGVDEATFAENLRRAEATFVTARRLGIETVLVCSNVATATVDSDECSADQLRRLGDLAQTLDIKVAFEALAWGRFVDDYRRAWRIVELTDHPAVGLCLDSFHVLSRGHDTAAIESIPGHKIFYLQLADAPALSMDVLSWSRHHRLFPCEGDFDLTTFVSRVLAAGYDGPLSLEVFNDTFRQTDPDRTAVHALRSLVWLQDKLATKVTAADTTRLRSVTDAKPPNGFDFVELKAEDTTEIEVLLEQLGFTPRGRHRTKPVSLWVAGDARVILNEQQARDLDPQVAAIGLQVPDADATTRRAEDLMAAPAYRRTYASEQPMGGAIAPDGSEIFWVTAPPTGLSPAWVDEFEGGMPLDTDTTVRAIDHVNFSQPWQTADEAVLFLTSIFGLTAEVPTEVAAPTGLVRSQVMRTVDGAVRLPLNVAPQVLDDSGMPQHIAFACSDVFAVARRARARGLPFLSVPDNYYDYVAGRFGVAADAVAALRELDLLYDRSPDGEFIHFYTRTVGSVFFEFVERRANYDGYGSDNAPVRLAAQRAGRFSSRR from the coding sequence ATGAAGACGTCCATCGCCACCGTCTCGATCAGCGGCTCGCTCACCGAGAAATTGCATGCCTGCGCGGAGGCCGGACTCGACGGTGTGGAGATCTTCGAACCCGACCTCATCGCCAGCGATCACAGTCCCGAGGAGATCCGGAGTCTGGCCCGGCGCCTGGGCCTGTCGCTCGATCTCTACCAGCCGCTGCGCGATATCGAGGGCGTCGACGAGGCGACGTTCGCCGAGAACCTCCGTCGCGCCGAAGCCACCTTCGTCACGGCGCGACGGTTGGGCATCGAGACGGTTCTGGTGTGCAGCAATGTCGCCACCGCCACCGTCGACTCCGACGAATGCTCCGCGGACCAACTCCGCCGATTGGGTGACCTGGCGCAGACATTGGACATCAAGGTCGCGTTCGAGGCGCTGGCATGGGGGCGTTTCGTCGACGACTACCGCCGCGCCTGGCGCATCGTTGAGCTGACCGACCACCCGGCGGTCGGACTGTGTCTGGACAGCTTCCACGTCCTGTCCCGCGGTCACGACACCGCGGCGATTGAGAGCATCCCCGGCCACAAGATCTTCTATCTGCAGCTTGCCGACGCGCCGGCGTTGTCCATGGACGTGCTGTCCTGGAGCCGGCACCACCGGCTTTTCCCCTGCGAAGGCGACTTCGATCTCACGACCTTCGTATCGCGTGTGCTGGCGGCCGGATACGACGGACCGCTGTCGTTGGAGGTCTTCAACGACACGTTCCGCCAGACCGACCCCGATCGGACCGCGGTGCACGCACTTCGTTCGCTGGTGTGGCTTCAGGACAAGCTGGCCACGAAGGTGACCGCGGCGGATACCACGCGCTTGCGTTCGGTCACAGATGCCAAGCCTCCCAATGGCTTTGACTTCGTCGAGCTGAAGGCCGAGGATACCACCGAGATCGAAGTCCTGCTGGAACAGCTCGGTTTCACCCCGCGTGGCCGCCACCGGACCAAACCGGTATCCCTCTGGGTCGCAGGCGATGCACGCGTCATCCTCAACGAGCAGCAGGCGCGGGATCTGGACCCGCAGGTCGCCGCCATCGGCCTCCAGGTGCCCGATGCCGATGCGACCACGCGGCGGGCGGAGGACCTGATGGCCGCGCCGGCCTACCGCCGCACGTACGCCTCTGAGCAGCCGATGGGCGGCGCCATCGCGCCAGACGGGTCCGAGATCTTCTGGGTCACCGCGCCACCGACTGGGCTGTCACCGGCGTGGGTCGACGAGTTCGAGGGCGGCATGCCACTCGACACCGACACGACGGTGCGTGCCATCGACCACGTGAACTTCTCACAACCCTGGCAGACCGCCGACGAAGCGGTGCTCTTCTTGACGAGCATCTTCGGGCTCACCGCCGAAGTGCCGACCGAGGTGGCCGCACCCACCGGGTTGGTGCGCAGCCAAGTCATGCGCACCGTCGACGGCGCGGTTCGATTGCCCCTCAACGTCGCCCCGCAAGTGCTGGACGACTCCGGCATGCCCCAGCACATCGCCTTCGCATGCTCTGACGTCTTCGCGGTGGCACGCCGCGCCCGTGCGCGTGGGTTGCCGTTCCTGTCGGTTCCCGACAACTACTACGACTATGTCGCAGGCCGTTTCGGCGTGGCCGCCGATGCGGTCGCAGCGCTGCGCGAACTCGACCTGCTCTACGACCGAAGCCCCGACGGCGAATTCATCCACTTCTACACCCGCACGGTCGGTTCGGTCTTCTTCGAGTTCGTCGAGCGACGCGCCAATTACGACGGCTATGGCAGCGACAATGCCCCCGTCCGGCTCGCCGCGCAGCGGGCAGGACGCTTCAGCTCGCGGCGATGA
- a CDS encoding TetR/AcrR family transcriptional regulator — protein sequence MTAESRPELQRDAERTRAELLAVATEVFAESGYSGARVDDIAERTRTTKRMIYYYFGGKEQLYMAVLENAYRGIREAEQRLQVDHVDPVVAMRRLAELTFDHHLDHQAFIRLVSIENIHRGQFISRLDSLRSLAQPATSLLDQILARGHAQGVFRDDVDALDVHLVISAYCVFQVANRYTFGFLFDVDFTEVGQRAHLRRMIGDVVVGWLTAR from the coding sequence GTGACCGCCGAGTCCCGCCCGGAGCTGCAGCGCGATGCCGAACGTACGCGTGCGGAGTTGCTCGCGGTCGCGACGGAGGTTTTCGCCGAGTCCGGCTACTCGGGCGCCCGCGTGGACGACATCGCCGAGCGCACCCGTACGACCAAGCGGATGATCTACTACTACTTCGGCGGTAAAGAACAGCTCTACATGGCGGTGCTGGAGAATGCTTACCGCGGCATTCGAGAAGCCGAGCAACGACTGCAGGTCGACCACGTGGATCCGGTCGTGGCGATGCGCAGACTGGCCGAGCTGACCTTCGATCATCACCTCGATCACCAGGCGTTTATCCGGCTGGTGTCGATCGAGAACATTCACCGCGGCCAGTTCATCAGTCGCCTCGATTCGCTGCGCTCGCTCGCGCAGCCGGCCACCTCGCTGCTTGACCAGATCCTGGCCAGGGGCCACGCGCAGGGCGTCTTCCGCGACGACGTGGACGCCCTCGACGTCCATCTGGTCATCAGCGCGTATTGCGTTTTTCAGGTCGCCAACCGATACACGTTCGGGTTCCTCTTCGACGTCGACTTCACCGAGGTCGGGCAGCGTGCGCATCTGCGCCGCATGATCGGCGACGTCGTCGTCGGCTGGCTGACCGCTCGCTGA
- a CDS encoding shikimate dehydrogenase, with protein sequence MSSSPYLVGLVGQGVGPSLTPALHMAEARANGLDYVYRTVDLTTSGIAPERIGEVLEWARALGYNALNVTHPCKRLVIEHLDALDDGAAALGAVNTVVFEPHRTVGYNTDAPGFGTGFGEGLPGAATDSVTLVGAGGAGAAVGHALLDIGTEHLVIVDLDVERATALARELANRHPGARVEASEFDKLSVLLPVSDGVVHCTPTGMADHPGLPFDAGLLHPGLWVADVVYRPLNTALLTAAREVGCQTLDGGHMAVHQATTAFELITGITPDAARMSRHFRSLVGEFPTVSTTSEGN encoded by the coding sequence GTGAGTTCCAGCCCATATCTCGTCGGCCTCGTCGGTCAGGGCGTCGGCCCGTCGCTGACACCGGCGCTGCACATGGCCGAGGCGCGCGCGAACGGCCTCGACTACGTGTACCGGACCGTCGATCTGACGACCTCCGGTATCGCGCCCGAACGCATCGGCGAGGTTCTGGAGTGGGCCCGCGCGCTCGGCTACAACGCGCTCAACGTCACCCATCCCTGTAAGCGGTTGGTGATCGAGCACCTCGACGCACTCGACGACGGCGCCGCTGCACTCGGAGCTGTCAACACCGTGGTGTTCGAGCCGCACCGCACGGTCGGCTACAACACCGACGCTCCTGGCTTCGGCACCGGCTTCGGTGAGGGTTTGCCCGGTGCCGCCACGGACAGCGTCACCCTCGTCGGCGCGGGCGGGGCAGGTGCCGCGGTGGGACACGCGCTCCTCGATATCGGCACTGAGCATCTGGTCATCGTCGATCTCGACGTCGAGCGAGCCACCGCCCTGGCTCGCGAGTTGGCGAACAGACACCCCGGTGCACGCGTGGAGGCATCGGAGTTCGACAAGCTGTCGGTGCTGCTGCCGGTGAGCGACGGCGTCGTGCACTGCACACCGACGGGAATGGCCGACCATCCGGGCCTGCCGTTCGATGCGGGACTGCTGCACCCCGGGCTGTGGGTCGCCGATGTCGTCTATCGGCCGCTGAACACCGCGCTGCTGACGGCCGCGCGTGAGGTCGGCTGCCAAACGCTCGACGGTGGCCACATGGCCGTGCACCAGGCCACTACCGCGTTCGAGCTGATCACCGGAATCACCCCGGACGCCGCTCGTATGTCACGTCATTTCCGAAGCCTTGTCGGTGAATTCCCGACGGTCAGCACCACTTCAGAAGGAAACTAG
- a CDS encoding MFS transporter, which produces MSVIDSNAPDGVPAGTPERTPKKAALASFMGSAVEYYDFFVFGFVAALVFPKIFFPEGNETVALAQSFATLGVAYIARPVGAFVIGHFGDRIGRRNVLMFTLLLMGASTFAIGCLPTYASVGVLAPILLVTCRLLQGFSAAGEQAGASSLTLEHSPDNQRAFFTSWTLTGTQGGLILASLVVIPIVALPDDDLLSWGWRVPFWLSAVVVVVAYFIRRRLHETPEFTEAKAAGSIARMPLKPLMRDHWRDVLRVIFCAFIAAVSTVFANLAIAYGKKMGLNADETLWLVVVANIVALGTQPMFGKLADRIGRKPVFIYGALSSAALMPLYLLSMSGGNDVLMFALAIATFSFGYAAANAVWPAFYGEMFSTKVRFSGLAIGTQLGFLVAGFAPAIVTALGGVSEGGWVATSIFTAVVCLIASAAALTARETKDVPTALLGTKVPDSARQLVDH; this is translated from the coding sequence ATGAGCGTCATCGACAGCAACGCACCCGATGGGGTGCCCGCGGGCACGCCTGAACGCACGCCGAAAAAGGCCGCGCTGGCCAGCTTCATGGGCAGCGCCGTCGAGTACTACGACTTCTTCGTCTTCGGTTTCGTTGCGGCGCTGGTCTTTCCGAAGATCTTTTTCCCCGAGGGAAACGAGACGGTCGCCCTGGCCCAGTCTTTCGCCACGCTCGGGGTCGCCTACATCGCGCGGCCGGTGGGGGCGTTCGTGATCGGGCACTTCGGCGACCGGATCGGACGCCGGAACGTGTTGATGTTCACGTTGCTCCTCATGGGCGCGTCGACCTTCGCGATCGGCTGTCTGCCCACGTATGCGTCGGTCGGAGTGCTCGCACCCATACTCCTGGTGACGTGCCGCCTGCTCCAAGGGTTCTCGGCCGCAGGCGAACAGGCCGGTGCAAGTTCGCTGACGCTCGAGCATTCACCCGATAACCAGCGGGCCTTCTTCACCTCGTGGACTCTCACGGGCACACAGGGCGGCTTGATTTTGGCCTCGCTCGTGGTGATCCCCATCGTGGCGCTGCCCGACGATGACCTGCTCTCGTGGGGTTGGCGGGTCCCGTTCTGGCTCAGCGCCGTTGTGGTGGTGGTCGCCTACTTCATCCGTCGCCGACTGCACGAGACGCCGGAATTCACCGAGGCCAAAGCCGCAGGCAGCATCGCCCGGATGCCGCTGAAGCCGCTGATGCGAGATCACTGGCGCGACGTTCTGCGGGTGATCTTCTGCGCCTTCATCGCCGCCGTCTCGACGGTGTTCGCCAACCTCGCCATCGCCTACGGCAAGAAGATGGGCCTGAACGCGGACGAAACGCTGTGGCTGGTGGTCGTCGCGAACATCGTGGCACTCGGCACTCAGCCGATGTTCGGAAAGCTCGCCGACCGCATCGGGCGCAAGCCGGTGTTCATCTACGGTGCGCTGTCCTCCGCGGCGCTGATGCCCCTCTATCTGCTCTCGATGAGCGGTGGCAACGACGTGCTGATGTTCGCGTTGGCGATAGCCACCTTCTCGTTCGGCTACGCCGCAGCCAACGCGGTCTGGCCGGCGTTCTATGGCGAGATGTTCTCCACGAAGGTCCGTTTCTCCGGACTCGCGATCGGCACCCAATTAGGTTTCCTGGTGGCGGGTTTCGCGCCCGCGATCGTCACCGCACTCGGTGGTGTGAGTGAAGGCGGCTGGGTGGCGACGAGCATCTTCACCGCGGTGGTCTGCCTCATCGCCAGTGCTGCCGCGCTGACGGCGCGGGAAACCAAGGACGTGCCGACCGCCCTGCTGGGCACCAAGGTTCCCGATTCGGCGCGGCAACTCGTCGATCACTGA